In Pannonibacter sp. XCT-53, the sequence TCCGGTCGGCGGCCGACAGCGGCGAGCCCTTCGCGCTGCTCCTCACCGATATCGACCACTTCAAGAAGTTCAACGACACCTATGGTCACCAGACGGGCGACCAGGTGTTGCGGCTGGTGGCGCTGGCGGTGAAGCAGAACGTCAAGGGGCAGGATTGCGCCTGCCGGTACGGCGGCGAGGAGTTTGCCATCATCCTGCCGAACACCGGCATCGCGGCGGCGAGCGAGATTGCCGAGAGCATCCGCAAGGCCGTGTATTCCAAGGAACTGGTGAAGCGGTCGACGGGGGAGAACCTCGGTCGGATCACGATGTCCATCGGCGTGTCGGAATACCGCTCCGGCGATACCTCGCAGACCGTGATTGCCCGCGCCGACCTGGCGCTCTATGCGGCCAAGCACGAAGGTCGCAACCGGGTGAAATGCGAGTCCGACACGGGCGTCGTCGACGACACCCGTGTGGCCTGATCAGGCAGCCTCCAGCCCCATCTGCCAGAAGTCGGCCTCCAGCACGCTGGCCTGGGCGAACAGGTGCTCCAGCCTCGGCTGGCGCGCAGGGGTCGCATAATCGGCCGCGATCCGGTCAAGCCAGGCCGCAAAGCCGGCTGCCACCTCCTGATAGCCCTCGGAGGAATACTCCGCCACCCAGCGGGCATAGGGATTGGCCGGATCCAGCCCGCGCGGCGTGGCGGCCAGCCGACGGCCGATCTCCGCATAGCCGAGCACGCAGGGCGCCAGCGCCACCATCAGGTCGAGCAGATCCCCCTGCCCGCCCGCATCCAGCACGAAGCGCGTGTAGGCCATCGTCTGGCGCTCCTCGCGGGCGCGTTCCAGATCGGTGCGCGACAGGCCCCAGCCGGCACAAAGCTCGACATGCAGGTCCATCTCCATGTCGAGGATTGCCTTCACGCCGGCCAGCGCCTGGCGCATGTCGCCGAGGCTCGGGCTCTTGTAGATCGCCAGCGCATAGGCCCGGGCGAACTGGATCAGGAACAGGTAGTCCTGCACCAGGTAATGGCGGAAGGCCGGCTGCGGCAGGGTGCCCTCGCCCATCTGGCGGACGAAGGCGTGGTCGACATAGCTGTGCCAGTCGGCAGCCGAAGCCGCCTTGAGACGGTCGAAAAAGGTCATGTGCAGATCCGGGGCTGGGGCGGGTCGGAAGGGGTCCGGCCCTGAACAGATGCGGGAGGCCCTGAACAGGCAAGGGCAGGACAGGCCGTTTCAGGACTGACTGCTTGCGGGCTGACTGTTCCGGGGTTGGGCGATCTCAGGACAGGGCGAGCGCGGTCGGGTCGGCGGCCTTGAGCGAGACAGATTCGCCGCAGCCGCAGGAGGAGACCTCGTTCGGGTTGCGGAACACGAAGCCGGCGCGGAACTTCGTCACCTCGAAGTCCATTTCCGACCCGATCAGGAACAGCACCGCCGACGGGTCGATGAAGACCCGGGCGCCGTCCGCCTCGATCACGTCGTCGCGCGGGTCGGCCGCATCCACCATGGTCATGGTGTATTCCATGCCGGCGCAGCCGCCCTTCTTGACGCCCACCCTGAGCCCGAGCCGCGGAGCGTCGCCGCCCTCCATCAGCTCGCGCACGCGGCCGGCGGCAGCCGGGGTGACCTTCATGATCTGGAACTTGCGGGCCGATGCCATGGTCCGTTTCCCTTCAGGCGCGGCAGAGGCGCCGCTGTCATGCGTCCTTGGCCAGTATATGGGCACGCGGCCCGGCTGGCAAAAGGGTCTCCTGCCAAGGCGTTGCGATGCTGACGCTGCACGCCCTGAAAATGCCCGGTCGCCGCAGCGGACCGACCAGTTCCCGGCGAATGACGCGCGCCGGGCATTGGTGTCAGTACCAGTTGAGGGCCACGCGGGCCTCTTCCGACATGCGATCCGGCGTCCAGGGCGGGTCGAAGACCATGCGGACCTCGACGTCGCCGACACCGGGCACCGAGGCAATGGCATTCTCCACCCAGCCCGGCATCTCGCCGGCCACCGGGCACCCGGGCGCGGTCAGGGTCATGTCGACCTTGACCGACCGGTCATCCTCGATGTCGACCTTGTAGACGAGGCCAAGCTCGTAGATGTCGCAAGGGATCTCCGGATCGTAGACCGTCTTCAGCGCGGCCACGATGTTGTCGGTCAGCGCGGCCAGTTCCGCTTCGGGAATGGCTGCGACCGGAGCCGCGGCGCTGCCCTCGCCGGCAGGGCTGTCGCCCTGCAAGGCCGTGCTGCCGGGTGCGGCGTCGGTGCCAAGACGGGCTGCGGAGGTGTCGTCCATGGGGAGCTCCTCAGGCAAAGAACTTCTGCGCCTTCAACAGCGCATCCACGAGGACGTCGACTTCCTCGTGCGTGTTGTAGAGGCCGAAGCTGGCCCGGCAGGTGGAGGTGACGCCATAGCGGGCCAGCAGCGGCTGGGCGCAATGGGTCCCGGCCCGCACGGCCACCCCGGACCGGTCGATGATCGTTGCCACATCATGGGCATGGGCGCCCTGCATTTCAAAGGCAATGATCGCGCCCTTGTCGGGCGCCTTGCCGAAGATGCGCAGGGAGTTGATGGACGACAGGCGCTCGGTCGCATAGGCAAGCAGCGAGGCCTCGTGGCGGGCAATCCGGTCGCGGCCGATCCGGTCCATGTAGTCCAGCGCAGCCGCAAGGCCGATGGCCTGCACGATCGGCGGGGTTCCGGCCTCGAAGCGATGCGGCGGGTTGGCATAGCTGATCGCGTCCTCGGTGACGTCGACGATCATCTCGCCGCCGCCGCAGAACGGGCGCATGGACTTCAGCGCCTCCATCTTGCCGTAGAGCACGCCGATGCCGGTCGGGCCGTAGACCTTGTGGCCGGTGAAGACATAGAAGTCGCAGTCGATGTCGCGCACGTCGACCGGCATGTGCACGGCAGCCTGGCTGCCATCGACCAGCACCTTGATGCCGCGCTCATGGGCGATCCGGCAGATCTCCTTCACCGGCACGACGGTGCCCAGCACGTTCGACATCTGGGTGATGGCAACCAGCCTGGTCCGGTCCGTCAGCGCGGCCTCGAAGGCCTCCAGGTCAAAGCCGCCATCCTCGCGCACATAGACCCACTTCAGCACAGCGCCGTTGCGCTCGCGGTGGAAATGCCAGGGCACGATGTTGGAGTGGTGCTCCATGATCGACAGGACGATCTCGTCGCCCGGCCCGAAGGTCTCGGGCCCGAGGCCGTAGGAGACCAGATTGATCGCCTCGGTGGTCGAGCGGGTGAAGATGATCTCGTCGCCGCTGCCGGCG encodes:
- a CDS encoding SUF system Fe-S cluster assembly protein; the protein is MDDTSAARLGTDAAPGSTALQGDSPAGEGSAAAPVAAIPEAELAALTDNIVAALKTVYDPEIPCDIYELGLVYKVDIEDDRSVKVDMTLTAPGCPVAGEMPGWVENAIASVPGVGDVEVRMVFDPPWTPDRMSEEARVALNWY
- a CDS encoding cysteine desulfurase: MTAPFARPETDQPYDVAAIRRDFPILSRQVYGKPLVYLDNGASAQKPQAVIDAMVKAYSSEYANVHRGLHFLSNAATEAYEAARETVRRFLNAGSGDEIIFTRSTTEAINLVSYGLGPETFGPGDEIVLSIMEHHSNIVPWHFHRERNGAVLKWVYVREDGGFDLEAFEAALTDRTRLVAITQMSNVLGTVVPVKEICRIAHERGIKVLVDGSQAAVHMPVDVRDIDCDFYVFTGHKVYGPTGIGVLYGKMEALKSMRPFCGGGEMIVDVTEDAISYANPPHRFEAGTPPIVQAIGLAAALDYMDRIGRDRIARHEASLLAYATERLSSINSLRIFGKAPDKGAIIAFEMQGAHAHDVATIIDRSGVAVRAGTHCAQPLLARYGVTSTCRASFGLYNTHEEVDVLVDALLKAQKFFA
- a CDS encoding HesB/IscA family protein, whose amino-acid sequence is MASARKFQIMKVTPAAAGRVRELMEGGDAPRLGLRVGVKKGGCAGMEYTMTMVDAADPRDDVIEADGARVFIDPSAVLFLIGSEMDFEVTKFRAGFVFRNPNEVSSCGCGESVSLKAADPTALALS
- the tenA gene encoding thiaminase II — encoded protein: MTFFDRLKAASAADWHSYVDHAFVRQMGEGTLPQPAFRHYLVQDYLFLIQFARAYALAIYKSPSLGDMRQALAGVKAILDMEMDLHVELCAGWGLSRTDLERAREERQTMAYTRFVLDAGGQGDLLDLMVALAPCVLGYAEIGRRLAATPRGLDPANPYARWVAEYSSEGYQEVAAGFAAWLDRIAADYATPARQPRLEHLFAQASVLEADFWQMGLEAA